The sequence CTTGTGTAGTCAAGGGTGTTAGTGAGATTTACACCCCATCCTTTTAGGTAACACTCAGATATATGCCTTACAACGTAATAAGGCTCAGACAAATTTCCCCAATCAGAAGCTCCATCATCACTCATATTGCCAACTAATGTAGCGTGTCGACCAGCTATAGGGTACAATTTAATTTTCGTTTCAGCGCTAATGGTTGGAATTACGCAGTCAAAACCTTTTGATCTTTCATTTTGGCAGTAAAATCCGACGTATTTTTTTCACATTTTTATTTAACTGAGTTTTGCTTTTTTGATAGTTCATCGCTCCAGGAACGGGATCAAAGGCTAAAATATTTACGGTTATATGCTTTAATTCTTTTTCTTTAAACATTTCATTTGCAATCATATGTGCAGTTATCCCCCCCTCTGCTCCAGCCAACGAGATTTACATGAGATATAGGTGACTTTCTGAATCTTTTCCCCATTTCTTTCTGAAGTTGCTGTGATGAGCGAATAAATTGTCTTTGATTTTCCATGTCAAGTTCTGAATAGCCAGAAGATCTTCTTGATGAATTTATTAAACTTATATCTTTACTGTTGATGTTTTTTTCCTCCCATCGGTAATCTCCTTTTATAAGGCTAATGGAGTGTTTTTTCATTTTGATTCCAACCTAATCCAAGTAATTGTCCGAGTGGCATTGGGTATTCTTTACTTCTGGTCCATAAGAGGTTTTCTTTTAAGTTCCCACTTCCAGGTCCATCAATACAGACCCAATCAACGAACTCTTTTCCTTTGTTATTGGCTGCCAGCCTTGAGACAAGTTCACCTTCTGGGAAAAAAAGGGTTACCGTAAGCATTTTCACTCGTAGAGCCAGTTCCACAAAGGTATATTGTAAATACAGTCATGATTTTTAAAATCCTCGTTAAAAAATAAATCTAAAGGTGGGTTATTTAAGTAGAGGTTGCCTTGTTTATTTTAAATTTTTCCCATAGTTAAAATTAACTTAAATTAAAACCCACAGTTTTTAGTATTATATTAATTAGTTAGTGATTAATATAATTTAGCAAGTTAATCTAACAAAAGAGAGCTATGTAATCTATAAATAATTGGATAAAATTTATTCGTTGCGTACGGTTATTTAGATGCTTGGTTGCAACTTAGAATCAGGGGGCACAAACTTATGGATACAGTAGTATAAGCTAAAAAATCTGGATCGCAATATTGGCCTTGCCAAAGGGTAGATTCTTTAGCAGCTGCGATATACTATTTTGATTTTTAATCAGAGGCTTTTCCTAAATACAGGTATTTATCTGGCATATATATGAGTTCAATTAAAGCTTATTTTGTGGCGTATATTCAGCTTGTATTATGGTACTTTTATAAATTTCATTGAGTGAGATTATATTTGGCTCTATTGTTGCCAATATAAGAGTAAATATAGTAATATTTATAGTTTAGTTGAGGTTGTTTCGAATTTAGCGCTTAGGAAATACAATACTCTGAACTGCCTTTCATATCTTTGGGTGGGAAAAACTCAACAAATAAAAANNNNNNNNNNNNNNNNNNNNNNNNNGTGATATGAAGAAAAATATTTTGGTATTATTGCTATTTTTTATAGCAACATTTTGTCATGCAACTCATCAAACGGTTGGCTATTCACAAGGCAATATATTTTATAAAAATAAAAAAGACGTCAGTTATCATGATAGTGCCTGGAGTGTAGATTACCGAAACTATTTTAATTATTATTTCAATGGTGAAGTAAGTTATTATAACGAGGGGCACCTAGAGAATAATAAGCGTGATGGGGTAATCTTATCATTGGGACCTGTGTTACCTATTATGAAAAATATTGATTTTTCTGTAAATATTGGTGGATATTTTTATGCAAATACGTTGATCACTGATAATAACTACAAAGATACACATGGGATGACACCTATGTTAGAGGCGGAATTGGAGTTTTTATTATAAGTTTTTCTTGGTGAATTTTAAGGTAAGGAAAACTTTTTTCTAATCAATCCTATGAAAATACAGTAAGTTACTTACTTGGCGTGGGGCTAACCTTTGATAATAATGTCAATTTAGCTTCCTCAAGAAAAAACCATGTTAATTTTTATTATGGAACAGCTATTTTAAATAGTATTAGCGACCCAAAGAGTTGGGCTGGTGAATTTAGGTATGATTATGATCTTGCAAAGTATATTAAGCTTAGTGCAAATATATTAACTGAAAACTTGTCTCCTGAAAGAAGAACTGGCAAAGGAGCCCAAGTATTTGCATATACTCACTTAACTGATAATTTAACTGCAGCCTTAGGAGTAGGTCCTGAATATATCTCTAATGCGAAAAGAAGGTTGAATGCACTGATTACTATGAATATTGACTATGTTATTCCAAACACTAGTTTTAGTATTCAGGCTTTATGGAATAGAGTTTCAACATTTGGTAATCGGGATACAGATGACTTTATGGCTGGAATTGGATATACATTTTAGGTGAAGAGACTGGCGGGCTACTGGGCTACACAAGTAACTGCAACACCCCCTTTAGTTGGAGGTGTAAAGTTAAAAAATAATGCTATTTTCTTCGTTACAGGGTTCATATTCTTTAGTTATTTAAATATCCTAAAGGTTTTAAGAAAGAGGTAGATTTCTAAATGAAAAATTATATGATTTGCTTTACTGTTTTTATTTCTTTTGCATCTTCAGCGATAGCGACAATTTCCCCTTGGTACTGGAAGTTAGGAGCTGGCTATGCTTGGTCAAATAATACAGTATTTACAGATAAAAGCTGCTCTTCTACTTCACCAGCAGCACTATTTGGCTGTGGTTACAGTGCAGGAGGGAGTTTTGGAAATTCTGAGAGTTTTGATATTGCTATAGGGTATAGATTTAATCCTATATTTCATGGTGAGGCATTGTTAAATTACCAACCAAATTATCGATTTTCTGGGAATGCTAATTTTTTAAATGCTGGTTCTAATCAACCCGTTTCTTCAGATGTTTCTTCTCTGGGTTTAATGGCTACTGGGTATATAGACTTAGCCTCGGTATTTGGATATAAAGAAAGCAAGTGGCAACCGTTCGTCGGATTAGGGCTTGGATTGTCAAGGAACCATACAGGCTCAATGACGTATGAATTTCCTACATTAAGCCAACCTAATGATTCGGCTACAACTAAAACCTCAAGTGGTAGCTCCATAAGCTTTGCATATATGCTAGCTGCAGGGGTTAATTGGAAGCTTAATTCCAATACTGGCCTTGAGTTTTCTTATCGTTGGTATGATCTTGGAAATGTAGAAACTGATGATGGCTCTGCTTATATTCATGGCCATGGTTGTGGGGGGGCTTCTGACTGCACAATTAATATTGCAGGCACTAAAGCGAGTTTAAAAACACAATCTCTAATGCTAAGCCTATGGCATACCTTTTAAAGGAGGGTTATTTTCTAAGATAAAATACCGAGAGCTTTCCTCTAGGGTGAATATTATGAAATATCGTTATAAAAATAACGAATTAGATATTTCTTAAATATCTTCTTTTCAGATTCACCTTCTATAGCATCCGACAAGCGGCATACATTATGATGTTGAAAAAAGCCAATGCAAAGAAGAGCGTGTCAAGTTAGGAATTAAGCCTTGTAGAGCATATAAGCAATCACCCAGAGGTAAAAGTGTGAGTGTTAGAAAAGCGCTTTTTACTTCATCTAGATTCAAAATGGTTGATAGAGATTTTTTGGCCCATTGGTGCATTTGACATTGAAGGGCGCTCCTTCCATCCGTACGCACTGCCTTATATTTCGTTAGTGATAAGCTGTGATATGTTACATCAAATCTGACTCTGTGGAGTCAAGCTTGTTGGATGAACTTGATGCTCCAGTATATTACTATCAGTCGATTAGAAATTCATAGAATTTCTACGTTGTTTATTAAATTTCCAGTTATTATCTAATATATCTAAAAAAACTACACTCTGAACATATTCTATATTTTTTATTTTTAACCAAACCTAAAGATGTTTTGCTTTTGCGTGAACAGTCACTACAAATTAGACTTCCACAATAACGGCAATGGTGTCTTCTAAAGTAAAATTTAAAGTTATCATTACAAATAGAACAATCGGTTCGACTATTGTCAGGCTTAAATTTATTATTTTAAGGGAGGGTTACCGCTCGTGTGCTAAAAGTTAGCACAAACACTGTCATGAGGGAGTCAAAAAAAGCGAAGTGTCTTGCCTGAAATTCCCGATGTAAATTAAATCAATAACTTTATGTTTTTATTCTATATGTTTATGGTAGCATACCTCATAAAAATACTTATAAGGCGATATAAATGTCTGTGGAAGAAACNNNNNNNNNNNNNNNNNNNNNNNNNNNNNNNNNNNNNNNNNNNNNNNNNNNNNNNNNNNNNNNNNNNNNNNNNNNNNNNNNNNNNNNNNNNNNNNNNNNNNNNNNNNNNNNNNNNNNNNNNNNNNNNNNNNNNNNNNNNNNNNNNNNNNNNNNNNNNNNNNNNNNNNNNNNNNNNNNNNNNNNNNNNNNNNNNNNNNNNNNNNNNNNNNNNNNNNNNNNNNNNNNNNNNNNNNNNNNNNNNNNNNNNNNNNNNNNNNNNNNNNNNNNNNNNNNNNNNNNNNNNNNNNNNNNNNNNNNNNNNNNNNNNNNNNNNNNNNNNNNNNNNNNNNNNNNNNNNNNNNNNNNNNNNNNNNNNNNNNNNNNNNNNNNNNNNNNNNNNNNNNNNNNNNNNNNNNNNNNNNNNNNNNNNNNNNNNNNNNNNNNNNNNNNNNNNNNNNNNNNNNNNNNNNNNNNNNNNNNNNNNNNNNNNNNNNNNNNNNNNNNNNNNNNNNNNNNNNNNNNNNNNNNNNNNNNNNNNNNNNNNNNNNNNNNNNNNNNNNNNNNNNNNNNNNNNNNNNNNNNNNNNNNNNNNNNNNNNNNNNNNNNNNNNNNNNNNNNNNNNNNNNNNNNNNNNNNNNNNNNNNNNNNNNNNNNNNNNNNNNNNNNNNNNNNNNNNNNNNNNNNNNNNNNNNNNNNNNNNNNNNNNNNNNNNNNNNNNNNNNNNNNNNNNNNNNNNNNNNNNNNNNNNNNNNNNNNNNNNNNNNNNNNNNNNNNNNNNNNNNNNNNNNNNNNNNNNNNNNNNNNNNNNNNNNNNNNNNNNNNNNNNNNNNNNNNNNNNNNNNNNNNNNNNNNNNNNNNNNNNNNNNNNNNNNNNNNNNNNNNNNNNNNNNNNNNNNNNNNNNNNNNNNNNNNNNNNNNNNNNNNNNNNNNNNNNNNNNNNNNNNNNNNNNNNNNNNNNNNNNNNNNNNNNNNNNNNNNNNNNNNNNNNNNNNNNNNNNNNNNNNNNNNNNNNNNNNNNNNNNNNNNNNNNNNNNNNNNNNNNNNNNNNNNNNNNNNNNNNNNNNNNNNNNNNNNNNNNNNNNNNNNNNNNNNNNNNNNNNNNNNNNNNNNNNNNNNNNNNNNNNNNNNNNNNNNNNNNNNNNNNNNNNNNNNNNNNNNNNNNNNNNNNNNNNNNNNNNNNNNNNNNNNNNNNNNNNNNNNNNNNNNNNNNNNNNNNNNNNNNNNNNNNNNNNNNNNNNNNNNNNNNNNNNNNNNNNNNNNNNNNNNNNNNNNNNNNNNNNNNNNNNNNNNNNNNNNNNNNNNNNNNNNNNNNNNNNNNNNNNNNNNNNNNNNNNNNNNNNNNNNNNNNNNNNNNNNNNNNNNNNNNNNNNNNNNNNNNNNNNNNNNNNNNNNNNNNNNNNNNNNNNNNNNNNNNNNNNNNNNNNNNNNNNNNNNNNNNNNNNNNNNNNNNNNNNNNNNNNNNNNNNNNNNNNNNNNNNNNNNNNNNNNNNNNNNNNNNNNNNNNNNNNNNNNNNNNNNNNNNNNNNNNNNNNNNNNNNNNNNNNNNNNNNNNNNNNNNNNNNNNNNNNNNNNNNNNNNNNNNNNNNNNNNNNNNNNNNNNNNNNNNNNNNNNNNNNNNNNNNNNNNNNNNNNNNNNNNNNNNNNNNNNNNNNNNNNNNNNNNNNNNNNNNNNNNNNNNNNNNNNNNNNNNNNNNNNNNNNNNNNNNNNNNNNNNNNNNNNNNNNNNNNNNNNNNNNNNNNNNNNNNNNNNNNNNNNNNNNNNNNNNNNNNNNNNNNNNNNNNNNNNNNNNNNNNNNNNNNNNNNNNNNNNNNNNNNNNNNNNNNNNNNNNNNNNNNNNNNNNNNNNNNNNNNNNNNNNNNNNNNNNNNNNNNNNNNNNNNNNNNNNNNNNNNNNNNNNNNNNNNNNNNNNNNNNNNNNNNNNNNNNNNNNNNNNNNNNNNNNNNNNNNNNNNNNNNNNNNNNNNNNNNNNNNNNNNNNNNNNNNNNNNNNNNNNNNNNNNNNNNNNNNNNNNNNNNNNNNNNNNNNNNNNNNNNNNNNNNNNNNNNNNNNNNNNNNNNNNNNNNNNNNNNNNNNNNNNNNNNNNNNNNNNNNNNNNNNNNNNNNNNNNNNNNNNNNNNNNNNNNNNNNNNNNNNNNNNNNNNNNNNNNNNNNNNNNNNNNNNNNNNNNNNNNNNNNNNNNNNNNNNNNNNNNNNNNNNNNNNNNNNNNNNNNNNNNNNNNNNNNNNNNNNNNNNNNNNNNNNNNNNNNNNNNNNNNNNNNNNNNNNNNNNNNNNNNNNNNNNNNNNNNNNNNNNNNNNNNNNNNNNNNNNNNNNNNNNNNNNNNNNNNNNNNNNNNNNNNNNNNNNNNNNNNNNNNNNNNNNNNNNNNNNNNNNNNNNNNNNNNNNNNNNNNNNNNNNNNNNNNNNNNNNNNNNNNNNNNNNNNNNNNNNNNNNNNNNNNNNNNNNNNNNNNNNNNNNNNNNNNNNNNNNNNNNNNNNNNNNNNNNNNNNNNNNNNNNNNNNNNNNNNNNNNNNNNNNNNNNNNNNNNNNNNNNNNNNNNNNNNNNNNNNNNNNNNNNNNNNNNNNNNNNNNNNNNNNNNNNNNNNNNNNNNNNNNNNNNNNNNNNNNNNNNNNNNNNNNNNNNNNNNNNNNNNNNNNNNNNNNNNNNNNNNNNNNNNNNNNNNNNNNNNNNNNNNNNNNNNNNNNNNNNNNNNNNNNNNNNNNNNNNNNNNNNNNNNNNNNNNNNNNNNNNNNNNNNNNNNNNNNNNNNNNNNNNNNNNNNNNNNNNNNNNNNNNNNNNNNNNNNNNNNNNNNNNNNNNNNNNNNNNNNNNNNNNNNNNNNNNNNNNNNNNNNNNNNNNNNNNNNNNNNNNNNNNNNNNNNNNNNNNNNNNNNNNNNNNNNNNNNNNNNNNNNNNNNNNNNNNNNNNNNNNNNNNNNNNNNNNNNNNNNNNNNNNNNNNNNNNNNNNNNNNNNNNNNNNNNNNNNNNNNNNNNNNNNNNNNNNNNNNNNNNNNNNNNNNNNNNNNNNNNNNNNNNNNNNNNNNNNNNNNNNNNNNNNNNNNNNNNNNNNNNNNNNNNNNNNNNNNNNNNNNNNNNNNNNNNNNNNNNNNNNNNNNNNNNNNNNNNNNNNNNNNNNNNNNNNNNNNNNNNNNNNNNNNNNNNNNNNNNNNNNNNNNNNNNNNNNNNNNNNNNNNNNNNNNNNNNNNNNNNNNNNNNNNNNNNNNNNNNNNNNNNNNNNNNNNNNNNNNNNNNNNNNNNNNNNNNNNNNNNNNN is a genomic window of Piscirickettsia litoralis containing:
- a CDS encoding outer membrane protein → MKNYMICFTVFISFASSAIATISPWYWKLGAGYAWSNNTVFTDKSCSSTSPAALFGCGYSAGGSFGNSESFDIAIGYRFNPIFHGEALLNYQPNYRFSGNANFLNAGSNQPVSSDVSSLGLMATGYIDLASVFGYKESKWQPFVGLGLGLSRNHTGSMTYEFPTLSQPNDSATTKTSSGSSISFAYMLAAGVNWKLNSNTGLEFSYRWYDLGNVETDDGSAYIHGHGCGGASDCTINIAGTKASLKTQSLMLSLWHTF